The proteins below are encoded in one region of Nitrospira lenta:
- a CDS encoding cbb3-type cytochrome c oxidase subunit I: MSRLPGRPLTFLLTGFSWLMLASLVGLAILVGLVRGTPLPHWIRHAHVHAALVGGVAQMILGALLTFIAPLLLTGRTQRESHPLLFVTINGSAVGMVAGFGLHNYTVIGISGFFVIASFLWIARDTWLQARQSLNAPPLNLWYYALAVLALFVGLACGETLAFGWAQQSFGYIRLAHIHLNLLGFITLAIVGTMHNLLPTVLNAPLSSPRLARIVIWLFPLGLAVLITGFMNSSVLIEMAGGGMLVFSALLYAANLFTTWLRSTHQGSAASDHLLVATFFLVLTLVLGVLVAANNIAATPIMPFGSLHLVAYTHMALIGFILQTIMGALSHLVPVTLAVRRVPSPKKRGPYLEHLTSVINRWRTVQVASLCMGTMGLALLASLTWNVPLSSPYVQGAMWASCGLLLTGLTVFSVKLVTVLWTEPDQTAGA; the protein is encoded by the coding sequence GGCGTCGCTCGTCGGACTGGCCATCCTGGTCGGCCTGGTTCGTGGGACGCCGCTCCCCCATTGGATTCGGCACGCTCATGTGCATGCCGCTCTCGTGGGTGGGGTGGCGCAAATGATTCTGGGCGCGTTGCTCACCTTCATCGCCCCGCTCCTCCTGACCGGCCGCACGCAGCGCGAGTCGCACCCGCTCCTGTTCGTCACAATTAACGGGAGTGCCGTGGGAATGGTAGCGGGATTCGGACTCCACAACTACACGGTGATCGGCATCAGCGGGTTCTTCGTCATTGCGTCATTTCTTTGGATTGCGCGCGATACTTGGCTCCAAGCCCGACAGAGCCTCAATGCCCCTCCGCTGAATCTCTGGTACTACGCGCTGGCGGTGTTGGCGCTCTTCGTCGGACTAGCCTGCGGGGAAACCCTGGCCTTCGGATGGGCACAACAATCGTTCGGCTATATTCGGCTCGCCCACATCCACCTCAACTTGCTCGGCTTTATCACGCTGGCAATCGTCGGCACGATGCATAATCTGCTGCCGACGGTTTTGAACGCGCCGCTTTCCAGTCCCCGGCTCGCTCGGATCGTCATATGGCTGTTCCCGCTGGGGTTAGCGGTGCTGATCACAGGATTCATGAATTCTTCGGTACTGATCGAGATGGCCGGAGGAGGCATGTTGGTCTTCAGTGCGCTACTCTATGCCGCCAATCTCTTCACCACGTGGCTCCGGTCGACCCATCAAGGGAGCGCCGCATCGGATCACCTCCTGGTCGCCACGTTTTTCCTGGTGCTGACACTGGTGCTCGGCGTGCTCGTAGCAGCCAACAACATCGCGGCCACGCCGATCATGCCCTTCGGTTCGCTGCACTTAGTGGCGTACACGCACATGGCACTGATCGGCTTTATTCTACAAACGATCATGGGCGCGCTCTCCCACCTCGTTCCGGTGACCCTGGCCGTGCGCCGTGTGCCGAGCCCGAAGAAACGAGGCCCCTATCTTGAGCACCTGACGAGCGTCATCAATCGGTGGAGAACCGTACAGGTGGCCAGCCTCTGCATGGGCACGATGGGCTTAGCCCTGCTCGCATCGCTTACCTGGAATGTGCCCCTGTCGTCACCCTACGTCCAAGGCGCCATGTGGGCTTCGTGCGGGCTGCTGCTGACCGGCCTGACCGTCTTCTCCGTCAAACTGGTCACGGTCCTCTGGACTGAACCGGATCAGACGGCAGGCGCTTGA
- a CDS encoding alpha/beta hydrolase, with protein sequence MEQDLSFSDPQGHRVAAVLATPASETDRIAVLCHGFLSGKRSATNKTLTRILNAQGIATFAFDFFGQGDSDGPFEALTTTRAVAQANTALDLVRQKGFSRLGLMGSSFGGLVAILTASQRRDLTCLALKCPVVDFAEELRLTLGDAEMAVWQSTDTIPNLMGGTERIRLRYAFYEDCLRRIAYEPAKTITAPTLIVQGDQDECVPLHQSQQLAAALTCPTRMELLPGADHQFTKSADFNRMTTLIADWLTAH encoded by the coding sequence ATGGAACAGGATCTTTCGTTTTCAGACCCTCAGGGCCACCGTGTAGCCGCAGTCCTGGCCACGCCCGCCAGTGAGACAGATCGAATCGCCGTCCTGTGCCATGGCTTCCTCTCCGGAAAACGCAGCGCCACTAATAAAACGTTGACCCGCATCCTCAATGCTCAGGGTATCGCAACCTTTGCCTTTGACTTTTTCGGGCAGGGAGACAGCGACGGCCCCTTTGAAGCGCTCACCACGACGAGAGCCGTGGCGCAGGCAAATACCGCACTAGATCTTGTCCGACAAAAAGGATTCAGTCGGCTGGGGTTGATGGGATCCAGCTTTGGGGGGCTGGTCGCCATTTTAACCGCGTCGCAGCGTCGCGATCTGACGTGCCTAGCCTTAAAATGTCCCGTCGTCGATTTCGCTGAGGAACTACGGCTGACACTCGGAGATGCTGAGATGGCCGTGTGGCAATCGACCGACACCATCCCCAATCTCATGGGCGGAACGGAACGCATCCGTCTCCGCTACGCATTTTATGAGGACTGCCTTCGCCGAATTGCCTACGAACCTGCAAAGACGATCACGGCGCCGACCCTCATCGTCCAAGGAGATCAGGACGAATGCGTCCCCTTACACCAGAGTCAGCAGTTGGCCGCTGCACTAACCTGCCCCACCCGTATGGAGCTCCTGCCAGGCGCCGACCACCAATTCACTAAAAGTGCGGATTTTAACCGGATGACGACTCTTATTGCGGATTGGCTCACGGCACACTGA